A window from Bacteroidales bacterium encodes these proteins:
- a CDS encoding TonB-dependent receptor has translation MKQDLLQKSGRKIRSALLLLFLFLTGFTFLNAQVTVTGTVSSAEDDAPMPGVNIIEQGTTNGAITNADGTYSITVPADAVLHFSFVGMISQDIPVGNQTVIDVVLESGTTALDEIVVIGYGTASKATLTGAVASVRGDELKQSPSTNFSNTLVGRVPGLFAYNRSGEPGYDGATLRIRGANTLGDNNPLVVIDGIPNRNLERLDPAMIESFTVLKDASAAIYGTQAANGVILITTKRGKIGKPTITIDMNVGAQQPTVIPEMADAATYTMMLNEISYYNDPSSGMYQVYSEADIQAYADGSDPWGHPNTDWFEEVFKPWSLQHYENVSVNGGNDRLKYYLSFGNKFQDAVYYNSATYYSQQDFRSNIDSKITDNIDLSFDVAARSENRHFPTVSAGNSFRMLMRGKPNMPAFWPNGDPGPDIEYGHNPAVTTTDATGYNDDKNYYLETNLRLNVKIPWVKGLAVQGNFSYDKRFRYQKVFETPWFLYTWNGSTTDPETTPGKRGLDAPQLTQRANDDYKMTYNAYVTYDKEFGGSALKVMVGTENQKGLNNWMYAFRKNYVASDIDQLFAGATDQYMANNGSASQFARQSYFGRINYNYNGKYLAEVVMRYDGSYMFDEAWGFFPGISLGWRIVDEAFWSNNISFFDDFKIRGSWGQTGNDRIYYDGSLQEYKYLTLYGFSNRSYVFGQSVDNKMLSEQAIPNPDVTWEVANQFNLGFNTAFLDNRMTLEADYFHNLRTNILWRRNASVPTSAGLSLPPENIGEVANQGFEFVLGFRGGSSGRVRYDLALNGSYAHNEILFWDETPGIPEYQQSTGQPMGAALYYEAIGVFESQADVDAYPHWAGAQPGDVIFKDVNDDGVIDGLDRVRQEKSGLPFFTGGLSASLYVGGFDVSILFQGTSGAVAYISPESGEIGNYYNDYAVNRWTPSNPSSEYPRAWNRDNEYWRSQGNTFWLHNTDYIRLKNIEIGYNLPDKALNVIGLAGLRVYANGLNVFTLSREKLIDPELTSGTAYPLQRIINLGLTITF, from the coding sequence ATGAAACAAGATTTACTTCAAAAGTCGGGAAGAAAAATACGGAGTGCTTTGTTACTCCTGTTTTTATTTCTGACTGGTTTTACCTTTCTGAATGCGCAGGTTACCGTCACAGGGACGGTAAGCAGTGCTGAGGATGATGCTCCGATGCCCGGGGTGAATATCATCGAGCAGGGCACCACAAACGGAGCCATCACCAATGCAGATGGAACTTATTCCATCACTGTCCCGGCTGATGCGGTGCTGCATTTCTCCTTTGTGGGAATGATCTCGCAGGATATTCCTGTGGGAAATCAAACGGTGATTGATGTCGTTCTCGAAAGCGGGACCACGGCTCTGGACGAAATCGTGGTTATCGGTTACGGAACGGCTTCCAAGGCCACCCTTACAGGGGCTGTAGCATCGGTACGGGGAGATGAACTGAAGCAGTCGCCGTCCACCAACTTCAGTAATACCCTGGTGGGACGTGTACCCGGACTGTTTGCTTACAACCGAAGTGGCGAACCCGGATATGACGGGGCCACCCTGAGGATCCGGGGAGCCAACACCCTGGGGGACAACAATCCCCTGGTGGTCATAGACGGGATTCCGAACAGGAACCTGGAGAGGCTGGATCCGGCCATGATAGAGAGTTTCACGGTTCTGAAGGATGCGTCGGCGGCCATTTACGGAACTCAGGCGGCCAACGGGGTAATCCTGATTACCACCAAACGTGGTAAGATCGGGAAGCCCACCATTACCATCGATATGAATGTGGGTGCACAACAGCCCACGGTTATCCCTGAGATGGCCGATGCTGCCACCTATACCATGATGCTCAATGAGATCTCTTATTATAATGATCCCAGTAGCGGGATGTACCAGGTTTATTCGGAGGCAGATATACAGGCTTACGCCGACGGATCCGATCCCTGGGGACATCCCAATACGGACTGGTTTGAGGAAGTCTTCAAGCCCTGGTCGCTGCAGCACTATGAGAATGTTTCGGTCAACGGAGGGAACGACAGGCTGAAATACTACCTCTCCTTTGGGAACAAGTTCCAGGATGCGGTCTATTACAACAGTGCCACCTACTATTCGCAGCAGGATTTCCGTAGCAATATCGACAGTAAGATCACGGATAACATCGATCTTTCCTTCGACGTGGCAGCCCGTTCGGAAAACAGGCACTTCCCGACAGTCAGTGCTGGCAACAGTTTCCGGATGCTGATGCGTGGAAAGCCCAATATGCCCGCTTTCTGGCCCAACGGGGATCCGGGTCCCGATATCGAATATGGTCATAACCCGGCGGTAACCACCACAGATGCGACCGGTTATAACGATGATAAGAACTATTACCTGGAGACCAACCTTCGTCTCAATGTGAAGATTCCCTGGGTGAAAGGTCTGGCTGTTCAGGGGAACTTTTCTTATGACAAGCGTTTCCGTTATCAGAAAGTTTTTGAAACCCCCTGGTTTCTCTATACCTGGAACGGATCCACCACGGATCCGGAAACCACACCCGGGAAGCGGGGTCTGGATGCGCCCCAGCTGACCCAAAGGGCCAATGATGACTATAAGATGACCTATAACGCCTATGTGACCTATGACAAGGAGTTTGGTGGCAGCGCCCTGAAGGTGATGGTGGGTACCGAGAATCAGAAGGGCCTGAATAACTGGATGTATGCTTTCCGCAAAAATTATGTGGCCAGTGATATCGATCAGCTCTTTGCCGGTGCTACGGACCAGTATATGGCCAATAACGGATCTGCTTCCCAGTTTGCCCGCCAGAGTTATTTTGGCCGTATCAACTACAACTATAACGGAAAATACCTGGCCGAGGTGGTTATGCGTTACGACGGATCCTATATGTTTGATGAGGCCTGGGGCTTTTTCCCTGGTATTTCCCTGGGATGGCGCATTGTGGATGAGGCTTTCTGGAGCAACAACATCAGTTTCTTCGACGACTTCAAGATCCGTGGGTCCTGGGGACAGACAGGGAACGACAGGATTTACTATGATGGCTCCTTGCAGGAGTACAAATACCTGACTCTCTATGGATTTAGCAACAGGAGTTATGTCTTCGGGCAGAGCGTGGATAATAAAATGCTCTCTGAGCAGGCGATTCCCAACCCCGATGTCACCTGGGAGGTGGCCAACCAGTTTAACCTTGGTTTCAATACAGCCTTCCTGGATAACCGGATGACCCTGGAAGCAGATTACTTCCACAACCTGAGGACTAACATCCTCTGGAGAAGGAACGCATCTGTTCCTACCAGTGCGGGACTTTCCCTGCCTCCTGAAAACATCGGGGAGGTAGCGAACCAGGGATTTGAGTTTGTTCTGGGATTCAGAGGGGGCTCCTCGGGAAGAGTGAGGTACGACCTGGCTTTGAATGGATCTTATGCCCATAACGAAATCCTATTCTGGGATGAGACCCCGGGAATCCCCGAATACCAGCAATCCACCGGACAACCTATGGGAGCAGCACTATATTATGAAGCCATTGGTGTGTTCGAAAGCCAGGCTGATGTCGATGCATATCCCCACTGGGCCGGCGCCCAACCCGGAGATGTCATCTTCAAAGACGTGAATGACGACGGGGTCATCGATGGCCTGGACCGGGTGAGGCAGGAAAAAAGTGGTCTGCCTTTCTTTACCGGAGGATTATCGGCAAGCCTTTATGTAGGCGGTTTCGATGTTTCCATCCTGTTCCAGGGAACATCGGGGGCGGTAGCCTATATCAGTCCGGAATCCGGAGAAATCGGCAACTACTATAACGATTACGCCGTGAACCGGTGGACTCCTTCCAACCCGAGTTCTGAATATCCAA